The following coding sequences lie in one Aquabacterium olei genomic window:
- a CDS encoding MarR family winged helix-turn-helix transcriptional regulator, with protein MPDPQGTPGPCPAPADFYVQDRFSRHESVGYLMRRIMQLLVTEVDHRLQDIGLTNAQWAPLFTIHKIGTTTLAELSRELQTDPGALTRTLDRLEAKGLVRRARSTSDRRVVHLALTPDGEAAMAPVPGVLCEVMNAYLAGFTREEWQTLLEMLRRMQANAVAFRARTDPKGPGTQGG; from the coding sequence ATGCCTGATCCGCAGGGCACACCGGGGCCCTGTCCGGCGCCCGCCGACTTCTATGTGCAGGACCGCTTCAGCCGTCACGAGAGCGTCGGCTACCTGATGCGGCGCATCATGCAGTTGCTGGTGACCGAGGTGGACCATCGCCTGCAGGACATCGGCCTCACCAATGCGCAGTGGGCGCCGCTGTTCACCATCCACAAGATCGGGACGACCACGCTCGCCGAACTCTCGCGCGAGTTGCAGACCGACCCCGGCGCATTGACGCGCACGCTGGATCGCCTGGAGGCCAAGGGCCTGGTGCGGCGAGCACGTTCGACGTCCGACCGTCGTGTCGTGCACCTGGCGCTGACGCCGGACGGCGAGGCGGCGATGGCACCCGTCCCCGGCGTGCTGTGCGAAGTCATGAACGCCTACCTGGCCGGTTTCACCCGCGAGGAATGGCAGACGCTGCTCGAGATGCTGCGTCGCATGCAGGCCAACGCGGTCGCGTTCCGTGCGCGAACCGATCCCAAAGGCCCGGGCACCCAGGGCGGCTGA
- a CDS encoding ABC transporter transmembrane domain-containing protein encodes MPPSARDPVRDPAPARSAASLRALAPYLRPHRARLVLAFVFLVMAALTTLVLPIALRTLIDQGMVSPEPGERVMALREHFLALFGVGLALGVFSASRYYMVTWLGERITADIKRAVYAHVLRQSPAFFETTQSGEVLSRLTADTTLIQTVVGSSFSMGLRNAIMAIGALIMLIATNPYVMAQVLGGLVLVVLPAIVYGRRVRKLSRASQDRLADSSAIAAEVLNAVPVVQSHTAEAREARRFDDATERAFGTGVRRIRARAVLVAFIITATTGALLWGLYQGTQAVIDGRISAGHLGQTVVYVILLLSAVAALSEVYGDILRAAGATERLMELLATRSPIQSPAVPATLPASRTGARVHLHQLNFHYPSRPQHAALEAFDLEVRPGETVALVGPSGAGKSTVFQLLLRFYDPQQGHITLDGERIDQLRLEDLRQRIGLVPQDSTIFSTTAIENIRYGRPDASDEEVTAAARAAYAHDFIMALPEGYATYLGERGVRLSGGQRQRISIARAILKNAPLLLLDEATSALDTESERAVQAALEQAMKDRTTLVIAHRLSTVVNADRIVVIDQGRIVDVGRHADLLARNGLYARLAAMQFDTVPPTPEGAGTPRAKDTSPQG; translated from the coding sequence ATGCCGCCCTCCGCCCGAGATCCCGTCCGTGACCCGGCCCCGGCCCGGTCCGCCGCCTCCCTTCGCGCCCTGGCGCCCTACCTCCGGCCGCACCGCGCGCGGCTGGTGCTCGCCTTCGTCTTTCTGGTCATGGCGGCGCTGACCACGCTCGTGCTCCCGATCGCGCTGCGCACCCTGATCGACCAGGGCATGGTGTCGCCCGAGCCCGGCGAGCGGGTCATGGCGCTGCGCGAGCATTTCCTGGCATTGTTCGGCGTCGGCCTGGCGCTCGGTGTGTTCTCGGCCTCGCGCTATTACATGGTCACCTGGCTGGGTGAACGCATCACCGCCGACATCAAGCGCGCCGTCTACGCCCACGTGCTGCGGCAGAGCCCCGCCTTCTTCGAGACCACCCAGAGCGGCGAGGTGCTGTCCCGCCTGACGGCCGACACCACGCTGATCCAGACCGTCGTCGGCTCCAGTTTTTCGATGGGGCTGCGCAACGCCATCATGGCCATCGGCGCCCTGATCATGCTGATTGCCACCAACCCGTATGTGATGGCCCAGGTGCTGGGCGGGCTGGTGCTCGTGGTGCTGCCAGCCATCGTGTACGGCCGGCGGGTGCGCAAATTGTCGCGGGCCAGCCAGGACCGCCTGGCCGACTCCAGCGCCATCGCGGCCGAAGTGCTCAACGCGGTGCCCGTGGTGCAGAGCCACACCGCCGAGGCCCGCGAGGCCCGCCGTTTCGATGACGCCACCGAGCGCGCCTTCGGCACCGGCGTGCGCCGCATCCGGGCGCGGGCGGTGCTCGTGGCCTTCATCATCACCGCCACCACCGGGGCCCTGCTGTGGGGCCTGTACCAGGGCACACAAGCGGTCATCGACGGCCGCATCAGCGCCGGCCACCTGGGCCAGACGGTCGTCTACGTGATCCTGCTGCTCAGTGCGGTGGCCGCGCTGTCCGAGGTCTATGGCGACATCCTGCGCGCCGCCGGCGCCACCGAGCGCCTGATGGAGCTGCTCGCCACGCGCTCCCCCATCCAGTCACCGGCCGTGCCAGCCACGCTGCCGGCCAGCCGCACGGGCGCCCGGGTGCATCTGCACCAGCTGAACTTCCACTATCCCTCTCGCCCCCAGCACGCGGCCCTGGAGGCCTTCGACCTCGAGGTGCGCCCGGGCGAAACCGTGGCGCTGGTCGGGCCCAGCGGGGCAGGCAAGAGCACGGTGTTCCAGCTGCTGCTGCGCTTCTACGACCCGCAACAGGGCCACATCACCCTGGACGGTGAACGCATTGACCAGCTGCGGCTGGAGGACCTGCGCCAGCGCATCGGCCTGGTGCCGCAGGACAGCACCATCTTCTCCACCACGGCGATCGAGAACATCCGCTACGGCCGCCCGGATGCCAGCGACGAGGAGGTGACAGCCGCCGCCCGCGCTGCCTACGCGCACGACTTCATCATGGCGCTGCCCGAGGGCTACGCCACCTACCTCGGCGAGCGCGGGGTGCGGCTCTCTGGCGGGCAACGACAGCGCATCAGCATCGCCCGGGCCATTCTGAAGAACGCCCCGCTGCTGCTGCTCGATGAGGCCACCAGCGCCCTCGACACCGAGAGTGAGCGCGCCGTGCAGGCCGCGCTGGAACAAGCCATGAAAGACCGCACCACGCTGGTCATCGCCCATCGCCTGAGCACCGTGGTCAATGCCGACCGCATCGTCGTGATCGACCAGGGCCGCATCGTCGATGTGGGGCGCCATGCCGACCTGCTCGCCCGCAATGGGCTCTATGCCCGGCTGGCCGCCATGCAGTTCGACACGGTACCGCCCACACCGGAGGGGGCGGGCACGCCGCGTGCCAAGGACACCTCGCCACAAGGCTGA
- a CDS encoding OmpA family protein — protein sequence MTTNRTPTRLTLAAVAAALLATGCANMDERQQGTAKGAAIGTVAGAVLGAATGGKNTVRGAAIGGIAGAIAGNVWSRRMEEQRQAMEQATAGTGVDVVRTPDNQLKLNIPSDISFATGSAALQPQLRSVLQQFADGLRANPGTLVRVVGHTDNVGSDATNNTLSVARADTVRDFLEDRGVSRSRIETAGRGEREPIASNETADGRSRNRRVEIFLREPEAAGTVR from the coding sequence ATGACAACGAACCGCACCCCCACCCGACTCACCCTGGCTGCCGTGGCCGCCGCGCTGCTGGCCACCGGCTGCGCCAACATGGACGAGCGCCAGCAAGGCACGGCCAAGGGGGCCGCCATCGGCACCGTCGCAGGTGCGGTGCTCGGTGCCGCCACGGGGGGCAAGAACACGGTGCGGGGGGCCGCCATCGGGGGCATCGCGGGCGCCATCGCGGGCAACGTCTGGTCGCGCCGCATGGAAGAGCAGCGCCAGGCCATGGAGCAGGCCACCGCCGGCACGGGCGTGGACGTCGTTCGCACGCCCGACAACCAACTGAAGCTGAACATCCCGAGCGACATCTCCTTCGCCACCGGGAGCGCCGCGCTGCAGCCGCAACTGCGCAGCGTGCTGCAGCAGTTTGCGGATGGCCTGCGCGCCAACCCGGGCACCCTGGTGCGCGTCGTGGGCCACACCGACAACGTCGGCAGCGACGCCACCAACAACACGCTGTCGGTGGCCCGCGCCGACACGGTTCGCGATTTTCTGGAGGACCGTGGCGTGAGCCGCTCGCGCATCGAGACGGCCGGCCGGGGTGAGCGTGAGCCGATTGCCAGCAACGAGACCGCGGATGGACGCTCCCGAAACCGCCGCGTCGAAATCTTCCTGCGCGAGCCCGAGGCCGCCGGCACTGTTCGATAA